The nucleotide sequence TCAAATGTGTATTATCAATCTTGTTTAGGGGATTCAGCTAATTATGAACTTGCTTAACATAACTGGATGATCCTACTACTCCGGGAATAGAACAATTTGGAAGACATAGATGTTAGTATAACACTGTTTAATGTCTTTTTTATGCTGCAGCTGTTGCATTGACACCATTAAGACGATTCATGGTTCTGATTCCAAAGAATTGGATAACTTCAACCGTGCCATCAGAAGTAGTCCGAGCTCGAGTTAAATAGTCTGATGAAATTCAAATGCAGGTACTGATTCAGTTCTTTTATTGGTAACACATACTTTAAAGTTTCATATGCATTTGTGGCTTAGAGTGTATACAATAGCGTTCTCtttttgtgattattttgtCTGATTTCTAAAATGTGGGGGAAAGAAGCAAATACCAAAAACCAGATGGccaaaaaaactaagatttcCTACTGTCAATCCTCTTTCCTAATAGTAGCTGCAAAACTTATGAAACACCAAAAAGTCTCTGTTCAGATAATTGTTTGTGGACGAACCTGCTCAGTACCATATCATATCACAGGTTCAAGTCCAAGTTCATCTTCAGGTTCATCACTTTCCTCAAATAGTTGCATAAACCGAGCTTGATCTCGCTGCTTCTTCATCCTTTGAGCATGCTTGAACGCAAAAACGCCTCCAACCACAACCAGAGTTGCACACAATACCCCTGCTACAATTGCTATAGTGACTGTTATCCCGTTATATCCTTCCTCTTGGGGACTAGAACTTGTTGTTGCTTTAGCAGATACTACACACATCATTGCATTCAGttcatatatgtaaaattacTTGTGATCAATCCTATCTGTTCGTTTCTTTTGACAGGTAACATAAATGCGGAAATTAGTTTTCACTAACCGGAGTCGACCTGGGCGCAACCGTGGCAGACAAAAGTAGCATTAATCTCCTTTTCTTTAAAATGCATATAGATTTGGCTAGCAGAGAAATCAGAGGGACAAAGTTCCCATTCATCGAACTCTTTGTCTGAAACAAGGCTGCCTTGCTCGTAGACTCCGCATCGCTTACACTTTTCGCCACCAATTTCAGTCATAGGCTGTTGTAATAAGAAACATGTATGTTTCACAATCATATGATTATTGTTTAAAAGATAGATGGTTGTAAAAGAGATTAGGGGCGAGCCTGCCATGATTCTTGACCGCGGAAAGTGTACAAGACACCGGTTTTGATAACATCTGGAAGtacagttttgttttctcctttgcaTTGAAAGTAGACAGTGTGTTTGAGTTTGAACCAGTCGTGCTTTGTGAATATCTCGATAGAGTTGAGTGTGATAAATTGCGAGTCCACAAGTCCTGAAATTTTAAAGATAaccaatatatatgtttctatttAGATGAGTAACAATAAGTCGATATGTCCGAGTGGTTAAGGAGATTGACTCGAAATCAATTGGGCTATGCCCGCGCAGGTTCGAATCCTGCTGtcgacgatttttttttttctttatttacgGGAAATTCCCGGTTAGATTAAATTGCAAAGACAAGAACCCCGGTTAGATTAAATTGCAAAGACAAGAACCCCGGTTAGATTAAATTGCAAAGACAAGAACCCCGGTTAGATGAAATTGCAAAGACaataacccttttttttttttgtctaattgaGGACGTTTTCTATTCCTCATGCAAAATCTACACAATCGatctatgaaaacaaaaacaaaaaacattatcaAAAAGATCGATTTTTCTTGAGCGGAGAAAACGTTTGGGTtaaccaaaatccaaaagaagCTGTTTTGTGTTCCTGGCAATCCTGACTAGAAGTGTAGATTTGTTACCTGGAATACACATGTGGATGATGATGTACCAGAAAAGAAGATTTCTCCCGATCAGTGGATTCCTAATCgtcatttcttaatttatgttttggattcttttttttttcttctatccttttggttatttttcttgtcatggaatgatgaaacagaggaagacgaagaaagcttgagagaaaaaagaggGAACAACAATAGACAATAGAGATTCACGTGCGTCTCTCACGCGCAACGTTCgtataaacaaataatacacCAAGTTATATCAAATTTGTAACGTTCATAGCAAATTTGTAACGTTcgtataaacaaataatatatataccaagTTATATATTGCATTGAAACATCTTAAAAGCCCGCAAAGTactccttttattttttcagaGTTGTATAAGATTTTTTGTCAGTTTCATTAATCAAAACGAACAAAGTCAGcgcttatattttgttttgttttatgtaatgGCCGtttattatataacaaactaagaaaacaaaccaaagaaacaaactgAAAACGAACAGACGAAGAGACACAACCTGTCAAAGCTTGTCAGAAAATGGCAAATCAACTAACTGAATTATGAATGTTTTCAAAAGTAAACACAAATCCACAGAAACAAAAGACTTCTGGGAATGAGAAACACGAAGACGACGACTACTTCTACTCTACCACGAAGAGAgatgtcgtcgtcgtcgtcgtcgtcttcgttgTTACATCATTGTCTCTCCAtctcctctcttctcctcctttttCTAATCCCGTCCGTCGTCGGAACTTTCTTTCCGGGCAATAAAGCCGCCTTCGAACGTGTGACATACAGAGGAAAGAAGGTTTCGCAATCGGCCAAGTTCTTACTCGCCCACAACGCAGCACGTGAAGCTTCAGGCGTGTCGAGTCTCACATGGGATAAAGGCTTAACCCGTTTCGCTTCTAATTGGGCCAAACTACGTAAAGCGGATTGCAAAATGACACATTCAGGTGGGCCTCACGGAGAGAACATATTCTGGTACCGAAATAATGAGAACTGGTCGCCGAACAGAGTTG is from Camelina sativa cultivar DH55 chromosome 20, Cs, whole genome shotgun sequence and encodes:
- the LOC104768440 gene encoding LOW QUALITY PROTEIN: pathogenesis-related protein PRB1-3 (The sequence of the model RefSeq protein was modified relative to this genomic sequence to represent the inferred CDS: substituted 1 base at 1 genomic stop codon); its protein translation is MRNTKTTTTSTLPRREMSSSSSSSSLLHHCLSISSLLLLFLIPSVVGTFFPGNKAAFERVTYRGKKVSQSAKFLLAHNAAREASGVSSLTWDKGLTRFASNWAKLRKADCKMTHSGGPHGENIFWYRNNENWSPNRVVTKWMMESVNYDRTTNTCKPGEMCGHYTQIIWRTTTAVGCVREKCDNDLGFLVICEYSPSGNYEGESPFDMPKXTLRIYLYTFFPPY